The nucleotide sequence CATCTTCTCTGTCTGCTTTATTAAATCGAATAGGTAAATTATAGTCTTCACGATCACTAGTATTGTTAAGTTCATATTTACGATTGTATCCTATGGTTGGTAAATCTGAATTATTGAAAAATGTTCCATTATTATTAATATTCACATTAGAGTTTCCCAATTCAAAACCTTTAGTGGTAAAGCTTTGCTTGAAATACATTTTTACAGAATCCCCAGACTTTAAAGCTGTATTTAGATTGAAAATGTAATAATCAAACTTTTTATATTGATTATCTAACATTGCTCCACCTTCAAAAGCTATGCTATCAATCATGGCATTCTCTTCAATAAGTTTTTGAATGTGAATGGATTTGATGTCTTCCGAATTGGTGTTTTTCAATATGTAATAGCCTTCAACTTTATAATCTCTAGTTTCAGGATACAGTTCTAATTGTAAGTTCACATCTATTAACTTAGGTTGTGGTATATATTCAAATTGCTTAAGCTCTTTTTCATATGCAACTCTAAAGTCAGTCGCATCTGAGTTAGTCCAATAGGTGTTTAAAATATTGGTATTGTAAAAGATAAAACTTCCAATAGTTATAAATGCTAAACAAACAACACTGACGAGTTTAAAAAGTGGCTTGCTTAACCTGTATTTGCTTGCTCTAAGACGCTTTACCAAGTTAGTTTCTGTACCTCGAACGATTACTAAAGATCCTATGATTAGCAATAGCATTCCGAAGAGAAACCAATACGATTTAATCCATAGATATGGTTTTAGAAAATGACCGTAACCATTCATATCTGAATATGCTCCTAAAGCGCTTCCACCGAAAAAGTATAAATCGTGATCAAACCCAAATAAGCCTAAAGCTATATTGACAGCAAAGAATATAATTACCAACATAACACCAACAAACTTATGATTAACAACAGATTGAATAAAAAATGCAACACAGGTATATAATGCTAAAAATGGTAAAATTTCTAGAAAGAATCCATTAAAGTAAACTTGAAATTTATATTCATAATAACCATTTACTGTTTGGAATATAATTCCTGAACCAATTAAAGCAAGCATTAAAACTACATAGATTAAGTTCAATCCAATAAACTTACCTAACAGCTTTATAAAGCTTGACATTGGTGTAGTATCATAAATAAGATCTAGTTTTGCAACTCGCTCTTTCCATACCAATTCTCCTGAATAAAATACTAAAAGGATAAGAAAGAAATACATGGAAGTTTCTTTAAGTTCTTCTACAATAAAATATGTAGCTGGATAACTATCCACTCCATATACAGTTCCTAGATTTACAGAATTAATAAGAATGATAATCATTCCACAAATAACAATTCCCCAAAAAGATGATTGCTTGCAAATACTTATGAAATAGAACCAAGAAAATTGTTTTAATTGGTTCCATTTAGATAGTAAACCATATTGCTTTTTAGCTTCAGGTATCACTACATTATCCTTTGCATTTGTATATTTAATAGCTAACGCTTGCTTTCTTTTAGATCGCTTTTCTTTAACCACATTAAAGTTGAATTTTTTATAACCATATAGCAACGCAACTATCCCAATAGACAACCAAAACAATTTGTTATACATAAGTGCTCCTATAAAAGGAATACTCTGTGTACTCTTTTCTAAAACTGACCAAGACTTTGTAACAAAAGTTGTTGTTGTCAATGAAAATGGATCTAGAATGGCTTGCCAAAACTCATTGGTAATAGATTTGGTTAGCATAAACAGAACAAATAAAAAGATGCCTTGTGTATATACGACAACTAGATTTCTGCTTAACGCTCCAGTGACAAAAAAGAGTGCTGCTCCAAAAAATAAGGTTGGCAAGGTTATCATTATAAATGTCTTTACATAAACCATGACATTAAATGCTAAAAAGTCTTCTGGATTTTGCCATGGCATAAATTCACCTAATATCATACCAAATAAAATGCCTGTAAATGCAAATAGTAACACAGTAAACGACCCTAAAAATCGACCTAATAAATAGTCTTTTTTGTTGATTGTCGTAGTAAACATCAATGACTCTATATTGTATTCAAAATCTCTTAACACAGAAACTCCCATAATCATAGAGGCTAAAATCATAAATATACCAGTAATTGCTCCCATCGTTTTTGCAATTACTATGGGTGAATTTTTTTTCATGAGCCCCATTTCTGAACCTTGAAAAATAAAGTCTACTCCAACAATTGAAAATAAAAAGAGAAACAGAAAGAACACATACGTGTCTGGTCGTTTAATTCGATATTGTAATTCGAATTTAAAAATAGCATACCACATAATTAGTTAGATTTAGAGTTATCATTATTAAAAATTTCTGAGAAATACACATCTTCTAATTCTGTATTAATAAGAGAAAAGCCATCTCCTGGATTCACATCACTTAAGACATGAATGGTTGGTTTTCCAAGAAATAGCTTTTCACTAATGACTTTATAATTTTGTTTATAAGCCTTTAATTCTTGCTTATGTATTGTTTTTTTATAGACTTTACCTTTTAGGTCTTCCAGTATTTGTAACGGATTTCCTTTTAAGCTAACTTCTCCTTGATTAATGATTGCCATATTTGTGCAAAGCTCCTTAACATCATCAACAATATGTGTAGATAAGATCACAACTGTATGCTCTCCTAATTCACTTAAAATATTATAAAATCGATTTCTCTCTACAGGATCCAACCCAGCAGTTGGTTCATCTACAATAAGTAATTTCGGATTATTAAGTAAGGCTTGTGCAATACCAAAGCGTTGCTTCATTCCACCAGAATAGCCTTTAAGATTTTGTTGTCGCACATCGTACAAATTAGTTTTATGCAACAATGCATCTACTAAATCTTTACGCTCACCTTTATGAGTAATTCCTTTTAGAACAGCAAAATGATTGAGTAATACTTCGGCAGAGATTTTAGGATACAAACCAAACTGTTGTGGTAAATAACCTAATACCTGACGCAATTCATTTTTTTGTTTTAATACGTCTATATCTCCAAGCGTAATAGATCCAGTATCTGCTTCTTGTAATGTTGCAATGGTTCTCATCAAAGTAGATTTTCCAGCGCCATTTGGTCCTAGTAAACCAAACATTCCTATTGGAATTTCTAAAGAAATGTTTTGCAATGCCTTAACACCATTAGAATAGGTTTTTGATAGATTGTTAATAATGAGTTCCATAATTGTTCGTTTTTTGAGTTACTATTTGACGCAAACTTATGCGTGTTTTCAACCTGACAAAAATGTTAGTGACACGAATAGATATATATGGGACAAACAGATTAAATTGATTTACAAAGGATGCTTAAATCACTTTTACATTAGTTTATCACGAATTACATATTGTTTATCAACTAATTTGTGCAAGGTGTTTTATTTAATTAATATTGACTTATGAAGTTTAAAATAACCGATAGAAAAAAGAAAATTATAAAGCGCATTTATAGAATAGCACTTATTCTTATTGGTATAATCATTATCATTTTCAATGACACCTTTGGTAAGCTTGAAGGGTTTGCAGAGTTTATACTTTTCTATTTTCTAATTTTAATTGCCACTATTTGTCATTGGCTTTTTATTCAAATCAAATCAATTATTCGATTAAAAAATGAAAAGTCTCAAACCGAACTCATGCACTTAAAAAATCAGGTAAATCCTCACTTCTTTTTTAACATGCTTAATAACCTTTATGGATTGGTTGAAAAAGACTCTAAAAAAGCACAAGAATTAATTTTAAAGCTTTCTGATATGATGCGCTATAGTATTTATGAAGGTCAAAATGAAACTGTATTATTATCTGAAGAAATAAGCTATCTACAGAATTATATTGAGCTTCATAAAATGCGCTATCATAAAGTTATTGATATGCAATTCAATATTGAAACAAAGGATAATGATTATGAAATAATGCCGCTACTTTTTATTATTCTTTTAGAAAATGCATTTAAACATGGTGTCGAAAATTTAAGAGATAATGCTTATGTGCATATTAATTTAGTAGCACACAATAATGAAGTGAAATTTGAAATTGAAAATAACTTTGATGCTATAGAAGATAATCAAGAATCTGGGATAGGTTTAAGAAACCTAAAACGAAGATTAGAGTTAGTGTATCCAAAAAATCATACTTTAACAATTACAAAAACTGATAATACCTATAACGCTAAATTGAATATTAATGGATTATGATTAAATATCTCATTATTGATGACGAACATATTGCACATGATATCATAAAAAAGTATTGTGATATGTTACCAAATTTAGAATTCAAAGCAGATTGCTATGATGCTATTGAAGCCATTGACTATTTAAGCGAGTATGATATTGATCTCATCTTTTTAGATTTAAATATGCCCAAGCTAAAAGGTTTTGAATTTTTAAAAACCTTATCCAATCCTCCGAAAGTTATTGTAACTACAGCATATAGTGAGTTTGCTTTGGAAGGCTACGAGCTAAATATTGTAGATTATTTATTAAAGCCATTTAGTTTTGAACGTTTTTTAAGTGCTATTAATAAAGTAACATCTTCAAAGACTAGCACATTAAAAAAAGAAAATAATGCAAACCTAAAACCTGAAGAAAAGTATATTTTTTTAAAGCAAAACAATAGTCATATTCAAGTAGATTTAGATACTATCTTATTTATTGAAGCCTCTGGTAATTATACCAAAATTATTACGAGTGATAATACCATAAGTATTCGTGAAAAAATATCTGATACTATACAATTGCTTTCTGATAATGATATTCTACAAGTTCATAAATCTTTTGCCATTGCAAAAATGCATATAAACAGTATTGAAGGTAATAGGATTTATATAGGAGATTATGTTATACCTATTGGCAAACTTTATAAGGCTAATGTCAATAAGCTTTTAACGTAGATTTGAATTGAGTATTGCTTTTTCATTCCACACACATTATGCTTTCTTCCTATGCTTCGACTTCGCCCAGCACAGGCTAGTCGCATAAAAAGTGTTTATTCACAAAGTTAATATTGTTTTAGAGGAGTTCATGAATCTCGTAAACTCGATTTCATTAACATCGTAGAAGAAATTTTTTAGAATAAATTTTTTCAAAAACAGTAGTAACAACTTTCGCTTTTAACCAAAGCTCAAGTTACATAACACGAGAACATTATATTAAAACAACATTGAGTTATAAATTCGATGTGTGTTACTATTTAGCTATAATTCTCTATTATGTAAAATATCCCAGAAACATCTGTTTTCATTAGAATAATTAGAATTTGGGTCATTAAACTGTTAAGCGGTTTGTTTCGCAGAGTTTATAAAACATTTGTATCTATAATTAAACGTTACATAAAATAGCTTCTTAACGACTTATATAGTGAGATATTGTTTTATTGGAATTATTACTTTACAAAGGCTGGGATAATAATCTCAGAAATTTGAGTCATTATTTTATCTTCTCCATCATGACCTGAAATTACAATAGTTAAATCAAGTTCTTCTATCACTATTACACGTTGTCCACCACCTCCCCAAGCAAATGCAGTATCATAACTTTTGTCACCTATCTTTACGAGTGTTTGGTACCAAAAATAGCCGTAACGATAGTCTTTAGGCATCCAATCTTGAGTAGGTTTCACAATTCCACTGGTGGCTTTGGCAAGATATTCTACAGAAATAAGCTGTTCGCCATTTAATTTACCCTTATTGAGAACCAAATTACCCAATTTGAGCATGTCGCGAGACAAGATACTTACACGCCACCCAGCTTCTGGAAAGCCGCTAATATGATTTGACCATTTATATTCTGTAATACCAAGTTTGTCAAGTAGCTCAGTTTTAATAAAGTTCTCAGCTGTTCCAGGGACAACGGCGTCAATGACCGTCATCACCAACATCGGATTAAAATTACCATATAAATACGTCTGAGACTCTTGGGTTATAGGTCCGCTTTGCTCCAGAAGCGTCTGAACCAGCCCCTGGCCTTTTAGTCGAACCGAATCTTTCTCAATGTCTTTCCATTTATCGTTATCTATAGTCAATCCTCCGTGCATGGTCAATGCCTTATGAAGTGTGATGCTTTCGGCACCTTTGGTGATTTTTTTTGGATCAACATCTTTTAGAAAACTAATCAAAGGTTTGTCTAAATCTTCCATGGATAGGTAACCCATTTGAATAGCTCTACCCAAAACCAAACTGGTATAAGCTTTTACTGCTGATGCTTGTCCATGAGGCAAGTTGATACGACCTTTTTTATAATAGGATTCAAAAACTAATTTGTTTTTGTGTGAAATGAGTACCGCATCATAGCTTCCATGTTTACCATCAAAAATCTCTTTTGACAGGTTGAGAATGGCCTTTTGATCATTGCTGTTTACCGATAATGTATCAACTAATATACCGTCGTTTCTGTCCTCTGGCGTTGTAGTGACAAATGCATTATTGAGATGCGGCATATCCCAGAATGAGACATCATAGTTTTCACTAGCCACAGGATTCATCAAGGATGACAACCAAGCGACACTACGAACTGCTGACATAGGAAATGCAGTTCCATGATTACCATGAATCACTTCTTTTAATACGGCTAAACCGTCATCTCTTCTATCCTTTAATAATTTAACAAACGCATCGATAGGTTCCACCATGTTTTCTTCTAATGAACCATGTGAAATGAATACATTGGCCTCCAGACTCGAGCTTCTATTTGAGGCCTCATAAGGTCCAAATTTAGTATTAAGTTCAGATAAATAATCAACTTCATCTTTAATCGTTGGACTACCAATAATGTAATTGTTAAAGGTATTAGGTTGCGTCATTAGTATATATGCACCAAATTCACCACTCAGTGAATACCCAAAATACGAGCGACTGTTTGGATTGGTTCTATAGGTATTATCGACATATTTAATGACATCATTGCGAATAAAGTCTAAATGTGTTTTGGCTTGACCCATTTGGTATTTTGCTTGAATTTCTGGCTTGCTGTGTTTGCTTATTGAGTAATCTCGAAACCGGCTAACATGCGCTCCTCTCTCTTTTTTTAGGTCTTCATTGATATCTAATTGCCAGGAAATTCCAACTAGAATTATATCTTCTAATATGTATTCTGTTGCCCCAGATAACATTTCGAGATGCCACATAGCATCTGTATAATAAAGAACAGGATAGGTTTTATTAGTATTCTCAGAATAATCTTCTGGCAATTCTATATAAAGCTCGTAGTTTCTTTCGGTCTTAGTATCTTTTATTGGGACGACCTGAATTTGTGGTAATACCAAGGAAGTTCCTTCTCCATTTGATGTGAACTCTTTTTCATTGCTTTCTTGTGCAAAGGCAGTGTTTAGCGATATAGCAAATGCCACTATTAGTAATTTAGTAATTTTCATGTTTTGTTATTTGTGTTTGCAATTTATAATTCCAACCCGCCAGCTAGCTCGTTTACTCTTTTCTATAAGTTCCGACCTATTTTGGTCTAAGTTTTTCAATAACTTCTGTGCTTACCCAATAGATATCTGCCAACCCAGGCTCAATATTTCTTTCGTCTCTGCCAAAAAACAAATACTTTCCATCTGGACTGATTCTTGGAGCCTTTTCATTAAGGATAGTGTTTATAGAATTTCCAAGATTTATTGGTTTTGTCCACGTTTCGTCTTTCTCTTTGAAATAAACATACATATCATTATCCTTTCTTCCATCTTCTTCGTTGTTCCGTTCAGTTACGATCAGGTAATCTTGAGATGGGGAAATGAAAGCATGATGACCAAATTCAATGTCAACTTCCCGTGCTTCGGGAAATTCGCCATTTTTATTGGGTGCATGATACATTTTGAATTTTGACAAATTGAAATAATAAAGGTCACCATTTTTGGCCTGATTAGGAAAAAACACAAGATCGTCGTTCACAGGTGAGTCGAGCAGCATTGCATCACTCCAAGAATCTTCTAAACGGTTTACATACCAGATTTTTTCATCTGCAAAAGCAGAGTCCATAGCTGTGAAATAAATCCTTTCACCATCAGGGCTAACAAATGGATGAAATTCTTCCTTTTTTTTCCCATTAGTAAAACCCACTCTTTTTATGGGAGTCCATTTATCATCTTCGAGTTTTGAGAAATAGATAGATGTTATCTCGGCTTCGTTTTTAGCTGCAAAATACATTTCAGTCAATTCAGGAGAAAACGAAACCGTGCCTTCAAACCTTCCATCAATTGAAACGATACCAGGTGCAAACAATTGAGGAATTAAATCTGGTGGTTTTTGATCAAAATAAAAACTTTCTTCTATTGAAGAGCCATCCTCTTTTGCGCTCGATTTTTCAGTTTTGCAAGCAATTAAAAATAATATCGATACTAGTACTGAGAATTTAATTATGTGGTTTTTCATTTCCTAATTTATTTTAGTTACTACCAACTCACCTATTGGTTATTTCATTCAAGATCAAACAGTCCAGATTTGGAAAGCTGTCGAGAAATGACATGAAGTTGATTGCTTTCCCGATCTGTATTGGCAGTTCCGAAAAATGCAATAACCAAATCTTTCGAAGGTGAGATATAAAGGCCTTGACCTCCATGTGCTCCTTTGTAAAAATCGCCATCATCGAATACGGCACCCCATTGATAACTGCTATATATCGTTTCTTTAAAATTCCGTGACATCGCCCTGAGGTTTATATTTACATTTCGGATTTTAGATAAGTGCGCATCAGAAATTATTGGATTGGCGCTCTTTCTTCCACTAGGTGTAAAAGCAAGACCAAATCTAGCAAGGTCTCGAAGTGTTGTTGACATGCCATCGGCATATGAAATAGAGGTCCCATTTTTATTGAATCCTAAAAGGGCACTATGTTCTGAACCTATCTTTCTCCATATTTCCTGTTCTACAAAATCGCGGAAGGTAAGACCACTAATTTTTTCAACTAGTAATGTTAATACCATAGCATCGGCATTCGACCATTGGAACTCCGTTCCTGATGGCTTAGCAGACTTTGCTTTAGCTAAATCTTTAATGGGGTCAAAACTTACCTCATAGTTCTCTAATGGGATGCGATCAATTCCGGAACTCATAGAAAGTATATCTAGTACTGAAACACCTTCCCAACCAGAATTTTTAAGGGCATCAAAGTAGTAATCTATAGGTTTGCTAGTATCGATTAAATGGCGATCCTCCAAAATAGCAATGGATGTACTAACAAAAACTTGGGTTATTACCATATTAATATGCAAATCGGTAGGAAACATTCTCGGATAGCCTTCAAAGACGATGTTGCCTTTATGAATTATAATTAACCCATTAACTTCTACTTGCTGTGCATAGTCGTTTAATGATAGTCCACCACCTTTTTTTAAATCTGTCGTGGTTATAAAATGTTTCACATCATCTCTTGGCGTTTCTTCAAGGATTTTTGGTGTATTTGACCTAAGTATGCGCGAGTGTTCCTTTATTTCGGAGAAGTTTAAATAATAATATCGTTCCAGATCACCATATTCGGTCCAATTGCCTCCTTCAAAAATGCGTTTATGGAATCCATAAATCTCTTCTTTTGTAAATCCAGAATAATTATACGTTTCATATTTTGGAGGTGCAATGCTTAAGGTATCGGAGTCATTTTTTGGATCGTTTTTACAGGCTAGAAAAAGAAGTATTAAAAGTAGTAGTCCTGTTATGTTTTTCATTATTTTCATAGTTTATAAAAGTTCGACACCATAATTAAATGTTGTATAAAAATATAGCATAATACATGCTTAAGACCTTAAATAGGACAAACCCAACAAATAAATGATAAAACCATTTCGTCATTGATATAACCCTTTTGTAAGAAATTAAAGAATATTGTTTTTGTAGATATTATCTTTATCAGATATTTAATAAAAGAGTTTATGATTAAAAAGACTTTTAAGGATACCATACTCCTTAACATAGGAGCTTTTGTATTGGTGCTCATCCTTGAACTATTAAGTGGATGGATGAGCATAGATCGATATGATTCACCTTTTTCTTTTTTTTTATGGGCACTTAAATATGCCATTAATATTATGGCAGTTATATGGGTAAATCATTTTGTTCTTATTCCTTATTTTTTTGATAAGAAAAGATATTTTATATACGGACTCTTGGTTATTGGGAGTATATTTCTTGTGGCATATTTAGAAGCTTATGCTAACAACAGTTGGCCTGGTGTTACTAAAACTTTTTTATTTCATTTTTATACTACAGGTACTGGAATGGCTGCCTTTTTTTTAAGAAGAAATATAATCATCCAAAGAGAAAATGCTGAGAAAGAAAATTTACAAAAGGAGATGGAGCTTACCTATTTAAAGGAGCAGGTGAATCCTCATTTTTTATTTAACTCCTTAAATAGTATTTATTCACTTGCCAGACAACAATCGCCAGAAACTCCAGATCTTGTCATGCAACTCTCAGAATTAATGAGATATCAATTAGAGAGTTCTAAAAAAGATACTGTTTTATTAAAAGAAGAGATTGAGTTTATAGAAAATTATTTGTTACTTGAAGAAAAAAGACTAAGTAAACGTTGTACTATTGAATTTTTAATTGGAGGAGATCTGTCGGAGTTAAGAATTGCTCCAATGTTACTCATCCCATTTATTGAAAATGCTGTTAAACATGGCGCTCAAAGCACTAACGAGCAGAGTACCATTGATATTTCTGTCTCTATAAAAAATTCTGTCCTTCATTTTTATGTAGATAATTCGAAGCCTCCCATGGTCTCTACATCTAAAAGAAAAGGTCTCGGTCTTGAAAATGTAAAAAGGCGTTTAAACCTTTTATATCCTAATTCTCACGCATTAAAAATTGAGGATACCGAAGAAGGTTATCATGTGAATTTATCAATAGATTTTAAAGTTTCAAAATTAAAAAATACAGTTAATGATTAAAGTAGGTATTGTAGATGATGAAATATTAGCGCGTAAAGTGCTAGAGGAGTATTGTTCTAAAATTGACAACTTAGAAATAGTACTAAGTACAGGGAATCCGCTTGAATTTATCAATTTCGCTCAACAAAATAATGTTGATCTCATCTTTCTAGATATTGAAATGCCCGAACTTAATGGTATGGAAATTTTACGCTCTATGATAAAACCACCTAAGGTTATTTTAACTACAGCTTATTCTGAATATGCATTGGAAAGTTATAATTACAGTGTTGTAGATTATTTATTAAAACCTATAAAAATTGAGCGCTTTTTAAAAGCCATCAACAAAGTGTCAGCTTCAAAAATAGCACAGCCAAAAAAAAATAGTAGCACTGATGAACTTCAAATAAAACATGACGGCATACCTGTGAATATCTCATTTAAGTCCATTCTGTATATTCAAAGTTTTGGAAATTATTTGAAAATTTTTACAGATTCAAGAATGTACCTTATATCTGAAACACTAATTAATATCACTACATTATTATCTGAAAATTTCCAACGCACACATAAATCATACATTGTCAATTTAAATAGAGTTTCAGAAGCAAGCAGAACACATTTGTTAATTGAAAACAAAAAAGTGCCAGTAAGTGCTATGTATAAGGTAATTGTATTTGAAAAATTGGAAGCATAAGCGAAATTATAAAATAGTTAATTTCCATTCTACATACCCTTTTTCCCTCCTACACTTCTACTTCACACACAGGCCATTATAGTATATTTCAACTATTTTATTTATCTTGTGGATAAAGCAATATTTAGGAAAGACAGCGCGCTGGCCAATGTGCATTCATTTCTATATCGCTATAATTCCATATTATGTAAATATCCTAGAAACATTCATTTTCTTATTAATAATTAGAGCTTGGTTCATTAAAATTTAATTACCCGATTCTCATGGGTTTTGATTTTTAAATTATATCAAAGACATCGTATTCATAGCACAATGCGCAATAATAACTGGCCATAGATTACGATCTAACTTCACGTAAGCGATTCCCATAATAATTCCGATTAAAGCTACAGAAATTGATCGTTCAGAGATATCATATGAATGTCTAAATCCCCAAATGCAAGCTTGAATTATTATGGCAATTACGGTTTTAAATTTTACATTTGAGAATAAGCCCTCAACCCAAGTGATTAGGAATCCGCGTTCTAATAATTCTTCTAAAGCAGATTGTAACCATACAAAAATGATAATCGAAAAGACATAGCCATAATCGCCATTACTCAAAGAATACCCTTTAATTGTACCTTTAGCAGCCTCACTACTTTCTTTAACTACAGCAAATTGATCTTGTATAATATTAAAAATAAGAAACGTTGCTATAACAGTAACAAAAATTATTACCGAACTTAATAGTGCTTTTTTTATGTTTTTGGGACGAGATAAACCTAAAATTTTCCAGGTTACACCTCGTCTTTTCATCATCCAAGTAGCGACTAATAAAGTAGTTCCTGAATATAAAAAACCTGTTACTAAATAATGTGTATTTGGAATGGATGTTTCCCTAATTAAAAACATTATTGCTATGTATGCAACTAAATCAATAAAATAACTTAACCTCAATTCCTTTTTTAGTTCTAACCTCATTTTATAAATCTTTACTTAGTTTTTTCTTAAATCTTTCTAAAGTAGATTGAAAAGAACTTAACAATCTGTGAGAGTGTTTTTTTGCTAACTCAACTGCTTTTTCGTAGTTTTTAAGTGCTAAATCGTATTGCTCATTTTTTTCATAAGCTTCACCTAAACTGTCATACATATTAGCCTCATTAGGAAATAAATGTGCATTTAGCTTAAATAGTTTAATTGCAAATTCTATATCATTTTCTTTAATAAATTCGTATGCAATACTATTCAGTCTTTGTGGGTGTTTTAACGAATAGTTATTTTTTGTAATGTACTCGGTAATATCTTCAAATTGTCTAAAAGCTTTTATCTTGTTTTTATTTTTATATATAAAAAAGCGTAATCTTTCTTTGGGTAATTGATATGCTTTATTATATAAAATATATTCAATATAATGCGCTATGTTTTTGGCTATCATATCGTAATTTGATAGTACAATGATGGTATATTTATCCTTTAAATATCTAGAGAAATACGATGAAAACCCAGGCATTCCTCCGCTATGACCAATAACAAGATTCTCTTGCCTGTTTTCTACCTGAAATGCTAAACCGTAGGTAACTTTTAGTGCTTTGAACATCTTTTTTTTGGAAGCTTCATTAATTAAGCTAGAACCATAAAGCGCTTGGTCAAATTTTAGCATATCTCCTACTGTAGATAGAATTCCTCCATCTGGATATGGAGAGCTACTTAGAAAGTAATTATTCTGATATTTACCTGAAATAGATTTCATATATCCTGTTGCTCTATTTTTAACTACTTCATCACCAAATCTCATTGCTGTGTTTTGCATTTGAGTTGGTTCGAGAATATTTTTAGTTATATATTCAGCATAAGATTGACCCGTAATTTCTTCAATCACTGCACCTAATAATACCATTCCTGAATTTGAATATGCAAATCGTTTACCAGGGATTGTAAACTCCATTTTTTGCTCATAAATAACAGGCAATAAATCATTTATGCTTTTGTATCCATGTCTGTTTGATCGATAATCTGGATGTCTCATATAACTTCCTACGCCTGATGTATGGGATAGTAAATGAAAAATTGTGATTTTATCTCCTAAAGGAAAATCTTTCAAATATTTAATAACAGGATCATTGATATTTAGCATCCCTCTTTCATGCAACTGCATTATAGAAACTCCGGTAAACATTTTCCCCATTGATGCAATGTTAAACTTAGTATCTATGTTGTTTTTTATCCCGTAACTCTTATTTGCATATCCAAAGGCTTTTGCGTAT is from Pontimicrobium sp. SW4 and encodes:
- a CDS encoding serine hydrolase, which encodes MKITKLLIVAFAISLNTAFAQESNEKEFTSNGEGTSLVLPQIQVVPIKDTKTERNYELYIELPEDYSENTNKTYPVLYYTDAMWHLEMLSGATEYILEDIILVGISWQLDINEDLKKERGAHVSRFRDYSISKHSKPEIQAKYQMGQAKTHLDFIRNDVIKYVDNTYRTNPNSRSYFGYSLSGEFGAYILMTQPNTFNNYIIGSPTIKDEVDYLSELNTKFGPYEASNRSSSLEANVFISHGSLEENMVEPIDAFVKLLKDRRDDGLAVLKEVIHGNHGTAFPMSAVRSVAWLSSLMNPVASENYDVSFWDMPHLNNAFVTTTPEDRNDGILVDTLSVNSNDQKAILNLSKEIFDGKHGSYDAVLISHKNKLVFESYYKKGRINLPHGQASAVKAYTSLVLGRAIQMGYLSMEDLDKPLISFLKDVDPKKITKGAESITLHKALTMHGGLTIDNDKWKDIEKDSVRLKGQGLVQTLLEQSGPITQESQTYLYGNFNPMLVMTVIDAVVPGTAENFIKTELLDKLGITEYKWSNHISGFPEAGWRVSILSRDMLKLGNLVLNKGKLNGEQLISVEYLAKATSGIVKPTQDWMPKDYRYGYFWYQTLVKIGDKSYDTAFAWGGGGQRVIVIEELDLTIVISGHDGEDKIMTQISEIIIPAFVK
- a CDS encoding serine hydrolase encodes the protein MKNITGLLLLILLFLACKNDPKNDSDTLSIAPPKYETYNYSGFTKEEIYGFHKRIFEGGNWTEYGDLERYYYLNFSEIKEHSRILRSNTPKILEETPRDDVKHFITTTDLKKGGGLSLNDYAQQVEVNGLIIIHKGNIVFEGYPRMFPTDLHINMVITQVFVSTSIAILEDRHLIDTSKPIDYYFDALKNSGWEGVSVLDILSMSSGIDRIPLENYEVSFDPIKDLAKAKSAKPSGTEFQWSNADAMVLTLLVEKISGLTFRDFVEQEIWRKIGSEHSALLGFNKNGTSISYADGMSTTLRDLARFGLAFTPSGRKSANPIISDAHLSKIRNVNINLRAMSRNFKETIYSSYQWGAVFDDGDFYKGAHGGQGLYISPSKDLVIAFFGTANTDRESNQLHVISRQLSKSGLFDLE
- a CDS encoding histidine kinase; translation: MIKKTFKDTILLNIGAFVLVLILELLSGWMSIDRYDSPFSFFLWALKYAINIMAVIWVNHFVLIPYFFDKKRYFIYGLLVIGSIFLVAYLEAYANNSWPGVTKTFLFHFYTTGTGMAAFFLRRNIIIQRENAEKENLQKEMELTYLKEQVNPHFLFNSLNSIYSLARQQSPETPDLVMQLSELMRYQLESSKKDTVLLKEEIEFIENYLLLEEKRLSKRCTIEFLIGGDLSELRIAPMLLIPFIENAVKHGAQSTNEQSTIDISVSIKNSVLHFYVDNSKPPMVSTSKRKGLGLENVKRRLNLLYPNSHALKIEDTEEGYHVNLSIDFKVSKLKNTVND
- a CDS encoding LytTR family DNA-binding domain-containing protein, with protein sequence MIKVGIVDDEILARKVLEEYCSKIDNLEIVLSTGNPLEFINFAQQNNVDLIFLDIEMPELNGMEILRSMIKPPKVILTTAYSEYALESYNYSVVDYLLKPIKIERFLKAINKVSASKIAQPKKNSSTDELQIKHDGIPVNISFKSILYIQSFGNYLKIFTDSRMYLISETLINITTLLSENFQRTHKSYIVNLNRVSEASRTHLLIENKKVPVSAMYKVIVFEKLEA
- a CDS encoding CPBP family intramembrane glutamic endopeptidase, which encodes MRLELKKELRLSYFIDLVAYIAIMFLIRETSIPNTHYLVTGFLYSGTTLLVATWMMKRRGVTWKILGLSRPKNIKKALLSSVIIFVTVIATFLIFNIIQDQFAVVKESSEAAKGTIKGYSLSNGDYGYVFSIIIFVWLQSALEELLERGFLITWVEGLFSNVKFKTVIAIIIQACIWGFRHSYDISERSISVALIGIIMGIAYVKLDRNLWPVIIAHCAMNTMSLI